Within Diospyros lotus cultivar Yz01 chromosome 15, ASM1463336v1, whole genome shotgun sequence, the genomic segment GAATACAACATACATGTAACCAAAGAAAGTAAGAGGCCTGGAGCTCAATAACAAACAATTTAGCACATTTCTAACTCCAATTACAGGATGTGAGAAATGGAAAAAGGTTTATTACATGAAAACCAAGTGTTTCCTTTCTACATAAAGTTCCACAAATATAAAATCCCAAGACAGTGTCAGGCAGTCATGCTCAAGTCATTCTTTAAGATATAGTAAAACAAAGTTCACAAGTATGACTTCCAGTAATCCATGAATTATGGAGAACCAGACAATGAAATGTAGAAACCACAAGGCATTTTCAGGAGatactaaaatatcaaaaagcaAGTATAGAATCACCTTCCGAAGCCAAGAGGAGCACATTTTTCACCAAATCAATAGAATCATCAGCCACAAGATTGACAAAGGGTGTGCCAATTGCTTCCTGGACACTTAACCCAGTAAGCTCAGCTACTTTAGTATTCCATCCATGAACATTACCAGAAGAATCAACAGCCAAGATGGGGACTGAAGCTGTCTCAATAAGGCGAACCATCTCATTTGTCACAACACGCAGGTCATCTATCCTCTGTATACTGGTCTCAGCTGATGGAATATTCACAAGCATTTTGGAATCATCGACAGCCTCATCTTGTAAGGATTCTCTTAATATCAATTGTAAGGAATGGATTGCATCCATTTCTACATCTTCCCATGGTAAACTCTGCCACTTAGCCGCCTCTAGAAAGGCTTTAAATGATGATCGAGGGTGCATTTTTCTTCCATCATCCTTGTCAGCAGGATCGTGTTTTGCACCACCCCACCTGATCTCCTTAGCTGAGTGAGATCGGAACCAGAAAAGGAAATCCTTCTTAGTAATTCTCACAGCAGCCATTCCACATACTGCATCACCAAGGACAGACGCACCTGGGTAACCAGCTTCCATCAGGCTATCAGTATTTAACCCTGTATTCCCACCATGGTATTGAAGAAGCCATTCAGCCATATCTCTGATTTGTGCATCAGTAGGGGTAATCCCAAGCAACCAACACTTATTCCTGAAGTACAGTGCAGCTCCATCACACTTAACAAGATCCATTACATTAGGTGATTGAGTGACAATTCCAACGGGAGCATCTCTCAAAAGCATATCACAAAGAACTGTTTGAGTCTGCAAAATGTGCTTCTCCCTCAGCTGAGCAGCCAACTCCACTTCTTTGTTAATCTGAACACCAAAAACTTGAAGCAAGAACTCACAAGCATATCTCAACGGAAATGGAATGAACCTAGGGCTTGTGTGATGACAGACTACCAAACCCCATAATTTTCTTCGAGTTTgctgatcattcttggtttcatcaTCTTCCTCATTGATTGTCACTGACATCACAAGAGATGCAATAGATCCCATGTTCTCCATATACTGAACATGACACCCATGAGGAGCCCTTAATGTGGATCCACCAAGACTCAATGGCTGATCCAATTTCTTGTCTTGGATTACTTTAACTGGTTTTGCCAGACAATCACATATCATCCTGACCTTATTTTTCACGAAGAGAAATCTTGAAGCCTGTGGTATATCAGTAGCTGGATAATGCAGTCCGAGATAAGGTTCCAACTCAGTTCTGCGGCACTCAGCAACAACCTCCCCATGCTCATCTTCATGAAATTTATACACCATTACCCGATCATAACCAGTCAAGTCTCTCACTTCCCCAACTAGTACATCACATAACAGTGATATGCTCCCACTTGGCAAAGATTGCAACCTTGAAATTGCTTTGGCTGCAAGCTTATATGATTTTAACGCCCCAGCAGCTGTCACTGGCACATCAGCTGGGTTGACAGGCTCTAAATCTAGAACTAGTCCCACATCAATTCGATGCAGAATTGCATAAAAGGGTTTGCCTGAATTTCTACTGTGAACCAATACAGGGTTAAGGAGATGAacttccccaaaatttgcagCTTTCTGCAGTGCAGCAGCGCCTGAGGATCGAAAAAGGGTCCGAACATCAGTTCCGAAAGTCAGTGTTTCTTTATGCTCAATGCTTGGAACTGCATGGGGAGCTAACTCCAACATTTCTGGTGCATTTTCGCTGTACGCAAGGACGGTAAAATTTTGCTCATCAACGGCAATCATGCAACCAAACGTCTGAATAAGGCTTCCTCTTTGCATCTTTTGCAGATAAGCTGATATGGTAGAAGAGGGGGCAATGCTGGTAGAACTTGATGCGTTGACATCAATCGATGCAGAATAATGAAATGTTCCCCCTTCAGACTTTTCAAAGTCTGCGTGAAGCTTAGCATCAACGGGGGTTTGTGCAACGACGTGGGCATCATGCTTTGATTGAGCAGAGCTGCTCCGAGAacaatttgttttgtttgttgatTTGGATGACATTTCTCAACCCACCTTCCCCTTCAATCCCCTTCCTGTTTATGAAATCTCCCCagtagcttttttttttttttttctatcagtTCACTCCATGTAACTGGAATGTTGTAATACCACCAAATTCACCAATACCAAAAGCAATTCAATTCCACCAATATGGAATCTCCAAGATTGTGCTCAATAACACAGTACCAAACAATTCACAGAATAAAGGaggggaaaagagagagagagagagagagagaccaaacCTTTTTTCTCATTACAGAACCATGGAAACATCCCGTAAAGAAAGTGATACAATTGACACCCATCACATAATTTGATTCTTCCCCCAAAAGCCTCCAAAAGAGAAGTAAATGGTTTCTCCCAGAAACATCTAAAGAGTATTCCCCCAAAAAACCCCACCCGGAAGACAAAGCCCATAAATCAATTGCAAATTTCACAAAAACTCCACGGTGGACACCAGCAAATTTCGACCCATTCCCACCCAGAATTGACATCGATAAATCCAAAGACAAGATTCAAATACCACCAACATCATAAACTACCAgacaataaaacaaattaaattcacAAAGATGGTGAATGAAAAAGACATGGGCGTCGACTGGGCCATGAATCGGGCAACACGGGAAACCATCTCGATTTCTTCAGCTTATCCATGGATTTcagaactatatatattatatatataagagttTGCGTGAAAAGATTCTACCGTAAAGAAACTCTCTTAGTCTGCGGCTCTCTGTTATTTGTCGTGGACTTGGCGTCATGGTTCTGCTCAGAGTTGAATAAATTTCGGTTTGTTCTTAGTTGCCAAGTTTCAACCAATCCTAACAGCTTTGAGCCGGGACGGAAGAACAGGAAAACAGTAATAATAATGACAAAATGGGGGGTTGAAATGAaatttcattcttcttcctttggaCTTGGGAATTGGGATTACCTGGTAAAAGTTTAGGGTAAATTCTACCGAGCCCCTGTGGTTTGGACTCCTTTCACTTGGGCCCGTATGGTCTACTTTTCAATGTTTTAAGGTCTTATGTTAAGTTAATAAGCCAAAGTGTtgttttaatgttaattttgagaaattaaagtaacgtataagaatttaaaagaaaatataaaatcataGAGACTCAATTTATACTCTAAACCAATTTAAATTGAATTGTCAGATGGTTCAGTTCCAATTCTCTAattgttgttgttaaaatacaacaattaaaatttgtgatgtgagGTCCACTCGAGCATGTTGTCAGGTGAGGTTAGGTTGTCGTAAGAAAAGTTGTCTTAAAGGGAATTTGCTGCTAGGATGCTCGTCGCAAACATTTTGTCACAAgactttgccactagctttttcGCCACAGGGTTTCACCATAagattttgccacaaggcttcgccactagttCTCgtcactagctctttcgccacaaggttttgtcactagctcttgccacaaagTTTCGCCAAAAGACTTCGCCACTAActctcgccacaagctttcGCAGCTAGGTCTCGCtacaaggttttacctccgccacGAGATCTCGCCGTAAGCTTTTAGCTTCGCTGCTAGGTTCGCGGCAAGtttttgccttcgccgctagaTTCGCTGTAAGGATTTACCTCTACCATGAGATCTCGTCGCAAACTTTTAGCTTTGTCGCTAgattcgccgcaaggatttacctccgccacgaggtctcgccgcaagcttttAACTTCGCCGCTAAGTtcgccgcaagcttttgcctttGCCGTTAGGTTCACCGCAAGCTTTTGgtttcgccgcaaggatttggccTTACTGATGCTCAAAATATGGATTAGAAggctgtaacgccccgtttttcgagcgcgttataacttaggacaattctgggataatttttttttaaaaaaaaactattgctaaatcatatgactttttaaataaatcccaaaagctccattcatttatctccaaagaaaatcatcataaatatcaaatgcgaaagttagaatcgaacctatcataacattaatcataattcAGTGCTTATATCtcgggaacataaatttctcaacatgtcttaatacataacataagttctcaactaacattaaccttaaatagggttttacatcatcattcctcaaaacgttcagaatttgaagtagcagaatttaaatacatgagctacataatatacattcaactgatcatacaactcatcatgcactttgctaagtgtcatttcatgcctcatttatcctcgtttctgctacaatctccatctggaacgtttgaatattccaggggcaaagcccaagttagatgatgaattatctaagtaagggaaacaaaacatttaatgctcatgtatgtatgcaatacACTTAAtatcataactctcatatttgggtcgactgcaccttaagattactcgccatttttccagtctccctgccagaccgggatatatgggtgcaccattggcaaagTAACAGCGctagtacctaatcccaaacccatgcaacgtacgACCGGGAATCTCATCATGTTCGTATGCataattcataaatcaaaacatgtaaaatgcaatctacatgacatactcataacagggcatgacaacatgataagattATAAAACTTGgtctagttgggaagtaccacttatcttgtaaaaatataattttgtccCTAacgtaattttgcctcaaaatttgcGTCGAACTTCTaattgtactcaattatgaaccttgacgtatCATGGCaccataattacttaagaaaatcagatttctaatttttctctaatttctctatttt encodes:
- the LOC127792069 gene encoding phytochrome C isoform X2; its protein translation is MSSKSTNKTNCSRSSSAQSKHDAHVVAQTPVDAKLHADFEKSEGGTFHYSASIDVNASSSTSIAPSSTISAYLQKMQRGSLIQTFGCMIAVDEQNFTVLAYSENAPEMLELAPHAVPSIEHKETLTFGTDVRTLFRSSGAAALQKAANFGEVHLLNPVLVHSRNSGKPFYAILHRIDVGLVLDLEPVNPADVPVTAAGALKSYKLAAKAISRLQSLPSGSISLLCDVLVGEVRDLTGYDRVMVYKFHEDEHGEVVAECRRTELEPYLGLHYPATDIPQASRFLFVKNKVRMICDCLAKPVKVIQDKKLDQPLSLGGSTLRAPHGCHVQYMENMGSIASLVMSVTINEEDDETKNDQQTRRKLWGLVVCHHTSPRFIPFPLRYACEFLLQVFGVQINKEVELAAQLREKHILQTQTVLCDMLLRDAPVGIVTQSPNVMDLVKCDGAALYFRNKCWLLGITPTDAQIRDMAEWLLQYHGGNTGLNTDSLMEAGYPGASVLGDAVCGMAAVRITKKDFLFWFRSHSAKEIRWGGAKHDPADKDDGRKMHPRSSFKAFLEAAKWQSLPWEDVEMDAIHSLQLILRESLQDEAVDDSKMLVNIPSAETSIQRIDDLRVVTNEMVRLIETASVPILAVDSSGNVHGWNTKVAELTGLSVQEAIGTPFVNLVADDSIDLVKNVLLLASEGKEEQSIQLKLKTFGHLENNGPVFLVANACCSRDINQNIVGVCFMGQDITGHKMILDKYIQIQGDYVGIMRCPSALIPPIFMMDEHGQCSEWNHTMQKLSGVKREETIGRMLLGEVFTVNSSGCQLKDQDTLTKLQILLSGVIAGQDADKLLFGFFDHKGSYVEALLSANKRIGAEGKITGVLCFLHVASPELQYALQVQRISEQNAANSLTKLAFIHSEIKNPLNGIKCMQNLMESSKLSEEQRQLLKASTLCQEQLAKIVDDTDIESIEE
- the LOC127792069 gene encoding phytochrome C isoform X1, with the translated sequence MSSKSTNKTNCSRSSSAQSKHDAHVVAQTPVDAKLHADFEKSEGGTFHYSASIDVNASSSTSIAPSSTISAYLQKMQRGSLIQTFGCMIAVDEQNFTVLAYSENAPEMLELAPHAVPSIEHKETLTFGTDVRTLFRSSGAAALQKAANFGEVHLLNPVLVHSRNSGKPFYAILHRIDVGLVLDLEPVNPADVPVTAAGALKSYKLAAKAISRLQSLPSGSISLLCDVLVGEVRDLTGYDRVMVYKFHEDEHGEVVAECRRTELEPYLGLHYPATDIPQASRFLFVKNKVRMICDCLAKPVKVIQDKKLDQPLSLGGSTLRAPHGCHVQYMENMGSIASLVMSVTINEEDDETKNDQQTRRKLWGLVVCHHTSPRFIPFPLRYACEFLLQVFGVQINKEVELAAQLREKHILQTQTVLCDMLLRDAPVGIVTQSPNVMDLVKCDGAALYFRNKCWLLGITPTDAQIRDMAEWLLQYHGGNTGLNTDSLMEAGYPGASVLGDAVCGMAAVRITKKDFLFWFRSHSAKEIRWGGAKHDPADKDDGRKMHPRSSFKAFLEAAKWQSLPWEDVEMDAIHSLQLILRESLQDEAVDDSKMLVNIPSAETSIQRIDDLRVVTNEMVRLIETASVPILAVDSSGNVHGWNTKVAELTGLSVQEAIGTPFVNLVADDSIDLVKNVLLLASEGKEEQSIQLKLKTFGHLENNGPVFLVANACCSRDINQNIVGVCFMGQDITGHKMILDKYIQIQGDYVGIMRCPSALIPPIFMMDEHGQCSEWNHTMQKLSGVKREETIGRMLLGEVFTVNSSGCQLKDQDTLTKLQILLSGVIAGQDADKLLFGFFDHKGSYVEALLSANKRIGAEGKITGVLCFLHVASPELQYALQVQRISEQNAANSLTKLAFIHSEIKNPLNGIKCMQNLMESSKLSEEQRQLLKASTLCQEQLAKIVDDTDIESIEECYMEMNSTEFNLGETLQVVINQSMILSHERQVQIISDSPTEVSTMYLYGDNLRLQQVLSDFLTNALLFTPASEGSSILLKLIPRKERIGTKIHVVHLEFRIIHPAPGIPEELIQEMFHHSQSVSREGLGLYISQKLVKLMNGTVQYLREADRSSFIVLIEFPLVEQITHRR